The following proteins are encoded in a genomic region of Cricetulus griseus strain 17A/GY chromosome 7, alternate assembly CriGri-PICRH-1.0, whole genome shotgun sequence:
- the Eif1 gene encoding eukaryotic translation initiation factor 1 isoform X2 (The sequence of the model RefSeq protein was modified relative to this genomic sequence to represent the inferred CDS: added 31 bases not found in genome assembly): protein MSAIQNLHSFDPFADASKGDDLLPAGTEDYIHIRIQQRNGRKTLTTVQGIADDYDKKKLVKAFKKKFACNGTVIEHPEYGEVIQLQGDQRKNICQFLIEIGLAKDDQLKVHGF from the exons ACCCCTTTGCTGATGCAAGTAAGGGTGATGACCTGCTTCCTGCTGGCACTGAGGATTATATCCATATAAGAATTCAACAGAGAAACGGCAGGAAGACCCTCACCACTGTCCAAGGGATCGCTGATGATTACGATAAAAAGAAACTAGTGAAGGCGTTTAAGAAG AAATTTGCCTGCAATGGTACTGTAATTGAGCATCCAGAATATGGAGAAGTAATTCAGCTACAGGGTGACCAGCGCAAGAACATATGCCAGTTCCTGATAGAG ATTGGACTGGCTAAGGACGACCAGCTGAAGGTTCATGGGTTTTAA